TGGATATTGGGTTCACGGTTCTAAAGAATTCCTGGTTGAGATCATTCATAGCATGTCCCCAGACTATGGAATTTCCATGGGATCAAAGTTGATCATGGCCCATGCAAGCAAGcagtaattgaaaaaaaatggacaacAATGTAGAAAATGAAGCAATAGCAATGAAACAATGACTTAACTCTGTGATAGTGCAAATCCTTGGATCATAATTGTGGAAACAGTGGGTCCCGAGTGGCTGTTAGTGGAGCTACAGATCCAATGTTTGATTGATATTGAGATATAATGCTATCATTGAAGATGTCTGATCCTAAATCATGGTGTGTGAATTAGCATAGGACATGGCTTTACACTCTTACATATTTCCCCAAATTCTTGACTTGTTCCCAGTTAGGTTGACAGATTTATCCAGGATAGTAACCATATCGCCTGTAAGGAAGTTAAATGGAATTTAACAAGAGAATTCTGGACTATGACTAGTCTTTATAATTACCTTGATGAACCAATGGATAGTGATGACATGATTGTGTTTCAGAAGGATGAACTGTAAAATGATAATAGTGAATTATCTACCGCATGAGAATAAATCATAGATAATAGGATCTATATCATTGTGATGAAACCAATCCCTAATTCCTGGATTTGGTTACATTATGGAACAAGATGGATTTTCTTGTTGTAAGGACAATTGATAGAGACTCATCCTGGACCCTATGTTACTGCAGTTTCTGAAGTCTGGAGATTGTAGAGATGGGTGAGGCAGTCCTCTGAGACAGAATTTAGAAGGTGTTTTAAGAGATCTACAATTTTTCAAACTTTACATGCAAGTTTCCCCACACATAGAAGCTATGTAGCCCAGTGAAAAAGCCGGGGGTAATTTGGGCCATGGGGAACTATAAGTAACAAAATTACTGGTGTGTTTAGGAAGATGAGATATCAGAATGTTTATTTTCTGCAAGGAGATGAAGGTTTCCCAGTGAGGAAATACCTGTGGATCAAGTTGAATGGATCAGGAAAGTGGGATGCTGACCACAGAGGTGCATTTCCACAAGGGGTCTTAGGCATGACTGGAATTCTGTTTGTGCCAAGGATATACCAGGTAAGCATTTCAAAAACTCACCATAGAAACCCAGAACCTGCTGGACAGGACAAACCCTAGGTAAAGGAGTTGAATAGTTGAAATGTGTGGTTGCCATGATGGGTGACACCAATAAACTTGTGAAGGGAAGGATGGGATAAATTTGAAAATCTCTGATATGCAGCTGAGTCCAGGACTCAACTTTGGTCTTGCCAAAACTGGACTGTGTGAACAAAACACCAACGAGGGGTCACTACCCCTATCTTGAGCAAGCTGTTAAAATCCTGGacttacttcttttaaaaaaatattattttagggttggagagatggcttagtggttaaagcatttgccttcaaagccaaaggaccttggttcaattccccaggacccacgtaagtcagatgcacaaggtggcatatatgtctggagttcatttgcagtgactggtgccctggtacacccattctttctccctctgtgtgtgtgtctgcctctctcctcccttgctctatcaaataaacaaataaataaaattaaaaatattattgaaaatttttattttgttgtctttactttttattttaatttttttttgaggtagggtctcactctggcccaggttgacctattGATATGTAGCTTAAAATCAAATCAATTGTACATACACTGGCACTTTAGCATGAGGGTAggcttctttaaaataattgggGACCTTTAAGATTAGGccctagtagaaaaaaaaaaagtccatggtcATACATCCAGCAAATTCATACTAAAAATAGTCTTTGTAGGCTGAAAGAAAACTTTACATATGTTACAAGCTTATTACATGTATTTACATGGCTCTTTCTTCTCTAGGTacttaaaacagttttaaaaaaattagtcccTCTGCAGGCAGATGCATATCCACTATACTTAAGAAAcggacaaagccaggcatggtggcatacacctttaatcccagcacacttgggaggctgaggtagtatcactgagttcagggccagcctgggctacagtgagatccaaaAAACAGGGCCACTTGGACATCGACTGCTTTGTTCCAGCAAGCCCTGACTGACCTTCACACATATACCAATTAGTAAGTACAATTTAGTAAAATGAGATCTTcagtaaaaattcattttcttttggcaGTTTAGGTGTCTCTAGGACATTTAATTTCCTAATGTTTACATTATTTTTCAGTCCCTGTATATTTCAGCTAGAAACCTATAACCTGACTGACTGTAAACTACTTTCTCCATAATAGACAATTTTAAAAGTCAGCTATTCCCCAAATCAACCTGAATGGTTCACTTGAATTTACTTTCTTGGCAATCCTATCAAGTACAATTATTTAAATTGCAGCGATATGTCACCATGCACACAGcacataaaataaatgagatagtCTTGATTGTACTTGTAAATTATAAGTTTTACCTCCTTAAGTCAATTTGGTTCAGACCAATTCATGACTACATAAACAgtgctaaatttaaatattagtaCTTCATCTTAAACTTGCACTTTAAGTAAGGTTTTAAGTTGAAATGTCATTATTTCCTTATCTGAAGGATTAAATGAAACTGGAACCCAGTGGCCTGGTGGCTTGGGAAGAACACTTGGTGGCTCACTAAATTTGGCTCCAGCATAGTTCTGGTTAGcttgagatttaaaaaacaaactgggACTCAACAGGCTAGAGTTCCAATTTGGATTACTAGAAAAATTGTTCTTCCCGCCATTTTGCATGGCCTGCCATGCAGCTGCTGATGAGTTGTAACTGTGACCTCGTTCTTTTTTCTTGTGAACAGTCTTCATCTGGGAATTCTGTTCTTTAGTCTTCTGTCTAGTAAGCTGCTGTTGGTTCTTACTGACTTTTCTAGATTGAGGGGCAGGACTGTTATACCTCTCTCCGCCACCCATCGTTCAGCTTCTATGTCACCTTTCAGTGTGCTCTTTAGATTGCAGGAATTCCACTACTTGTCCTCTTCCTTGCTGCCAAGTCCAGGATAATAGATGTTGCTTTCTGCCAGATCCTTTCCTTTGTCTCAATACATTAGTTTTCATGAGCCAATCTGCTGAGTTCAGCCTAGGAGCTGGGGCCAACATCTGAGCCTCCTTAGCACACAAGTTTGAGAGAAGTCCTAGCGACTTCGAGCTGACTGCCGGGGCGGAGGCTCACTCTGATCCACGAAGCCTCCTTCTCTTTCCAGGGAGAACCAAGGCACTTctgagcaagcgagcgagcgagccaCTGAACTCTCCAGCGTCTACCGACAAAATGCTTATGTCTGTTTTCtttgggtgctggagagctgAACTTTGaccttacaagcaagcacctttagtagCTCTGCATTCCAAGCCCCTGTCCTAGGAttccttttccctggggagatgtgaactTATGTTTATTCACCCCAGCTAGTGTACAGAAGACAGACTGAAGTACCATTGTGCCAAAATCAGTTTTTATCAAGTTCTGACAAGGGGTACTGGCTGCAACACCCCGAAGtccacctccaacaacacacctcctccagcaagattctacctcccaaatggccATTAGCTGGAGAGCACACATTCAAGACACAAGGGTGTATGGAGTCCATCTAATTTAAACCCTCACATTCTATTTCATGCCCATGCAATTTTACGACCAtcttgatgtaaaatgcaatgcattcattccagttttctaagtccccatagtttttatgaatTCCAATgctattcatacatccccatagtccaaggtcgcTTAACCATGAGgttgtaaaacaaaaaacacacaacagaacagagtaaacattcccacagCAAAAGATGGCTTTGTGCAGGTCCTAAAACAAACAGGGGCAGGCCAATCAGGAAGATGGAGTAGAAGGCCTGCTTCAGACATACAcatgcagggtccaggcagccccaagccaccAGCAGAGGTgctaggaccagggaactggtaGGTGGGAAAGGAACCTGGACCTCTTATTCCTTGGGCACAGCCTCTGGAGCCAATATTTATTCTCTCAATCCATGAACATGAGATGCGTTGTCATTACCCAGTGTCATCTGTAATCTCTCTCTTGAGAGTTTTTAAGCTTtcatcacttccttggttaggttttgtggtggtttgattcaggtgtcccccataaacttaggtgttcttaatgctagctccccagctgatggagatttgggaattaatgcctcctggagggagtgtattgttgggggcgggcttaagggctttatagccagtttccccatgccagtgtttggcacaccctcctgttgctgtgttccaccttaagttggccagggggtgatgtccaccctctgttcatgccatcgtttttccctgccatcgtggagcttcccctcgagcctgtaagccaaataaacctctttttcccagaagctgctcttggttgggtgatttctaccagcaatgcgaaccggactgcaacaggtttattccaaggtaatttatttatttatttgtttttcaaggtagggtttcactctggcttaaactgtcctggaattcactgtataatctcaAGGTCGCCTTGaatacatggtgatcctcctacctctgcctcctgagtgctgggattaaaggtgtgaaccaccatgcacagctctactttatttttatttatttatttttgaggaaattgTGGATTTCATCTTTAGCACatttgttattggtatataggaagggtaatgatttctgtgtgtcaattttgtatcctgctacattgctgaaagtatttatcagctctaacagcttgctggtagagtctttagagtcctttatgtatagaatcctaGCATCTGCAAATAACagtaatttgacttcttcctttcccatttataaccattttatttgtatttcttgtcttattgctatagttaagacttctatagtactatagtaaataaaagtggagaaagtGGCCactcttgccttgttcctgattttagtggaaatgcttcaagttttttacCATTGAGTAAAATTTTGGCCAAatgtttgtcataaatattttttattctgttGATATGTTCTTTCTTTAGGGCtttgatcatgaagggatgttgaattttgttatcccttttctgcatctagtgagatgatcatgtgatttttgtccttgattCCACTTATATGgtacattacatttattgatttacagaTGTCGAACTATCCCTGAATTTCTGGAATAAAACTCTATAAGGGAGAATGACCTTTCTGATgtgttgttgtattttgtttgccaatatcttgttgaaaaatttatttatttatttttttattgacaacttccatgattgtaaacaatatccaatagtaattccctctctcccctactttgccttttgaaactccactctccgtcatccCCCCTCacctcaatcaatctctcttttattttgatgtcatcatcttttcctcttattatgatggtcttgtgtaggtagtgtcaagcattgtgaggtcatggatatccaagccattttgtgtatgtaggagcacattttaaggagtctaacccttcctttggctcttacattatttccgccacctcttctgcaatggaccctgagccttagaaggtgtgatagagatgtttcagtgttgagcactcctctgtcacttcctcagaaccatagtgccttctgagtcattccaaggtcactgccatctgaaaagagaaggttctctaaccacatgtgagagcagtattaatatatgggtctgaacattaagagaagtgcttactgggtagtttgatgagcagagtatatacatttagtcagacagcagcagactttacacccctagggctcatgattacccttgttgtaggttttcagtatcagggatgtagtctatcccatgtagcaggcctccagtcaaattagaggtgGGTTGATGTTGGAGATTaggctgtaatttttatttatttatttatttatttttgttttttgaggtaccgtctcattctagcccaggctgacctggaattcactatggagtctcagggtgacctcgaacttacgacaatcctcctacctttgcctactgagtgctggaattaaaggcatgtgccaccatgcccggttgtaattttttttctgtgagagagagagagagagaatgagagagagagaatgagagagagagcaagaaagaaagagagagatttggtataccaagacctccagccactgcaatcaaattccagacatgtgagctACCTTTTGTGCATGTAAAACCTTGCACATAtattgccttgtgcatctagcttatgtgggatctgtgggaacatgggttcttaagtTTTGCAGAtgagttccttaactgctaacccagcACTAtagccctgtaattttttttgtgtgtttttatctggttttggcataagggtaatgctggcttcataaaaggattttGGCATTATTACTTCCTCtgctattttataaaaagaaatatgagaagCACTGGAGTTAGTTCTTCTGTAAAGGCCTGATAGAATTTGCCaatgaatccatctaggcctgaattaaaaatattttatttaggtatttatttgagagagaaacagatatatatagatgccctagccagtggggagttgaacaaagactcgaggagaagctaacctgggtgaaaaaaggcaaacagacacaagaaggagaccatgctaggtgtttctcaaggcctcgagagtttattcttacatgtagatttatatagggttgtagggggaaggggacgtagttagggcaaagatcacagagttactggttaaaccgcaatgcctttgtttcatcagctactggcaggatgggggagtgtttagccaggtgtacgattccattgtttctggtagttgaacaTTAGgtgaagtagaaacttaacttgctatatggcagtctttgtttcttgtagttgagtattaggtgaggaagtagaaacttaacttgctatatggcagtctctgttaacatggctgaggtttggttcatagctcccaacatataGAGAcagcatgggtgtaccagggcctccagccactgcaaaccaactccagacacatgtagcaccttgtgcatctggctttacatgggtagtagggaataaaacctgggtccttaagctttggcaggcaaatgccttaactgttaagccatctaacCAGccatacttttttctctttttccccacttaaaaactattttattttattagagattgagagaggaagagagacagaaagtgagcgaatggtcatgccagggactctagccacttcaagtgaactccagatgcatatgccaccttgcatatctggctggggaattggacctgggtccttagacttctcaggcaagcactttaactgctaagccatttctccagccctgaatttatttttattgggagattttttataccTGCTTTATTCTCATTGCTTGTTATATGTCTGTTTAAATTGTTTATCACATCTTGCTTTAATTTAGGTAGTTCATATATacctagaaattcatccatttcttttagattttccaatgTAGTGGAGTATTTGTTCTTAATGTGTTTCCTtaggattttctgaatttcactggtatctgttataatggtgccCTTTTTACctctaattttatgaatttgtatctctctttcttttggtcagtttcttaaatgtatttttcaaactttttttattgacaacttccatagttattgATGCCATGGACTGACTCtcagggagatcaggaccgagggagaacaagggcgaaggctcaaggagaactcgggattcggcgaggaaatgacagacagacacactctaagttgaatatgctgctgcgatttactgaagttttcatcaaggttttatacagattgaacaagtgatctcaagaattattaatctaaacaatcttaagtattgttctattctatacatgcagtgtttatcaggcaggaaatgtacccattttctgagaagcacgtctcgcaccattgaccacaacattatatgaacagaaactagggcaAAAGGTGTAAGGtaaataacaggttacttatttcttataccccaaggactgtcatgccccaaggactgtcccaaaccatcttttttccacttattaaatcatttatataatcctcatattcattataaaagtgtttccatccaaaagaccaccaatattttaaggctggtgtaatactttccagaaattcccttcttacttgtttattgtataaacaccaaggcttacgcttccttgctaagtgttccataaatggaagagaatgccatagcctcctttttccttcataattcacccatctattaccgaattcatcatatcctccctcataggggagtggatctaagtagtttccagctctaggagtccacttcggtggtgtccaccatctgccctttatcaagtactgaacatatcccccaggaagtttcctggtgggaatgcctaagttttgcaactccttttctgcagaactgtcatgcttcttatgaacattaccgatcaacatttctactttcatattctcaggctcagtatcgttctcaaacatcataagctgtttttgctctacaccatcaaaaaattgtcctaaagttaatttttttattcttagtagagttatacattccctccattgccctaattataggaggggcacattcaatgctcagATTGttccttgtactctgattgcgtgcatgattaatagtaagtgttgaattagctgttcttagacaaacaactggaaggaagcaggaaagaaacagagcgcagaaaacagcccatTGGTGCCAGCAATtgggtctttgtgacttcttatgggcagcaggaaccattacagtaaccgactgccaaggggtcaccgggggcatccctccgaggagtgctggccctctgtcctcagctctcttccagtgtagaggcatctttgctacacaggcgaggtcgccgtggacgtagcatattgacaataacccatggtaattctaactgtcctcccaccttcccctttgcaaccccactctccatcatacattttcccctctcaatcagtcttttattttgatgtcatcatcttttcctcctgttatgatagtcttgtagatggtgtcaggcactgtaaggtcatggatattcaggtcattttgtatctggaggagtgcattgcaatgagtcctacccttcctttggctcttacattctttttgccacctcttccatgatggactctgagccgtggaaggtgtgatagagatatttcagtgctgagcacccctctgctacttcttctcagcatcatggtgccttctgagtcatcccaaggtcactgccatctgaaaagagaagcttccctaaccaaaagtgagagtagcattaatatatgggtatgaacattaagagacatgcttaccaggaagtttggtgatcatggcatatacatttagccagatagcaacaaacattacacccctagggcttgtgagtacccctgttgtaggtttttagtatcagggatgtagtccctcccatggagtggggctCCAGTCAAatttgagggcagttggtttcccccataacagacatacaaCTATTACACccatggctcatttggcctggctggccaaatataaagcttgcagtcttgactgttgagtttcttcactggtgatttctctctctcccattgaactgtatgcagcatggcttgttccagatttctgtcagcagcAGGAGATAGTGtattaaacactggcaaggggaagctggctacaatattcatagcccacacccaacaatacactgccttcagaaagCTTCAGTtctcaaattaccaccagctggggacctaagcattcagaacatataagttaaTGGTTAAAATATTAACCAAACCACCATATACTGCCACTGGCCCCcaaaactgataactatccatgtgaaattcaatgcattcagttcaactttaaaagtccccaataGTTATTATCaatccagtgatgttcaaacatctccatagtctaaggtcttttaaccaagccataatagaaaaaaaattcacaaacaaacaaaaccaaaaataaaaccaaaatgacacagaataaacattcatgctgTAAAAGATGGTACTAGACATAACAAGGAAAATTGCACCaatgcaaaatttaaaacaagcagggcaaacatcaaattctgtaactcTAAGTCTGATAACTTTAACCCATAATAAGTTTCCAAGTTTaatctaaccagtgatgagtctttggagtaccaattctgcccctccagctaggctactataTGTCTTGGTGCCAGAAGCTgcccttggcagccatcccatatgcctggcatctccattgggtcaccactgcaacccacagttcattctcataggtccattgggtctccatgcaagtaATCCAACAAGCTTGCTttgcactgcccatggccatttcccaaaacaaaactgtgttgcaaattcaatgaccctctctttcctgcatttgttatgctcCATAGCATCAGGTGGGATATCAGTTTGTTAatctggggagggaaggaataaagtttactttgaagaacaggacactcctttatcattcaggccccttccaaagagtctgtattcttcctgttgtcccagtgcagatcagttGTCCCAATCTcgatggttgtaatctctcaagcaattgcagctggatgggcagcactttcagtccaaagatttcatttctttctgtgccatattcttctgctcataccagtccatttctatgcaatgctacattgcacaagttctcagaacatgggcataacagcaagcgtctcacacaaactgcttctagcccacccacttcaggcaaagctctttctcatcctcataagccaaacctcatagttcatagttcttaaTGTATTCAGATCTTTCAGCTGTAACCAAAATggtcaatcaagctgtacttaaagaactgtaaggtgtctcttaggctaaggtttcaaatcctcccacattccttccGCCAGCCAGTTACAGATgactaaagccacacagtcaggtttctagcagtagcagttccactttactgttacagtcagcctcacattgctggcaaaacccaccagaccaagagaagcttgtgggaagaaagggtttattttggcttacagactcaagaaaaactccatgatgacataagcagaggatgggcatcactTCATGTCCAACCTCAGGTTGGTAACACAGCaggggagtatgccaaacactggaaaggggaagctggctataacatccataaaccaaccctgaacaatacactgcctctaggatgCTTCAAGTACCAAATTGCCACTAGTTGGGGT
The nucleotide sequence above comes from Jaculus jaculus isolate mJacJac1 chromosome 7, mJacJac1.mat.Y.cur, whole genome shotgun sequence. Encoded proteins:
- the LOC101596827 gene encoding proline-rich nuclear receptor coactivator 2-like, whose protein sequence is MGGGERYNSPAPQSRKVSKNQQQLTRQKTKEQNSQMKTVHKKKERGHSYNSSAAAWQAMQNGGKNNFSSNPNWNSSLLSPSLFFKSQANQNYAGAKFSEPPSVLPKPPGHWVPVSFNPSDKEIMTFQLKTLLKVQV